The following are from one region of the Phycisphaerae bacterium genome:
- a CDS encoding Zn-dependent hydrolase, with amino-acid sequence MSGKDRSAKTDDASALVDKYATVRLTADLSGLSDNQRRMLPLLIDAARQMDEGFWWQAYGDRTALLSSLDNPALRRFAEINYGPWDRLNDNQPFVPGVGPKPLGANFYPADMSKEEFEQHLAQLDPAAAESFRSPYTIIRRDQMGQLEAVPYFRQFMLYALAAGHKLSQAAAIAEDEGFRQYLLLRADALLTDDYRASDFAWLDMKDNTLDIVIGPIETYEDGMFGYKASYESYVLIKDKEWSKRLARYAAMLPDLQRSLPVEDKYKQESPGTDSDLNAYDVVYYAGDCNAGAKTIAINLPNDEEVQLRKGTRRLQLKNAMRAKFDKILVPIADLLIAEDQRKHITFDAFFEDTMFHEVAHGLGIKNTINGKGTVREALKDQQSALEEGKADILGLHMITRLHEQGELPNSNLMDHYVTFMAGIFRSVRFGAASAHGRANMVRFNYFAERGAFSRDEQTGRYRVDQERMRSAMESLAAKILRMQGDGDYEGAKKWMEVAGNMPDVLQDDLDRVNAAGIPVDIVFEQGVDVLGL; translated from the coding sequence GGATGACGCTTCGGCGCTGGTGGACAAATACGCGACGGTGCGCCTCACGGCCGACCTGAGCGGACTCAGCGATAACCAGAGACGAATGCTCCCGCTGCTCATCGATGCCGCCCGGCAGATGGATGAGGGGTTCTGGTGGCAGGCATACGGAGACAGGACGGCACTGCTGTCGTCGCTGGATAATCCCGCGTTGCGGCGCTTCGCCGAAATCAACTACGGTCCGTGGGACCGGCTGAACGACAACCAGCCGTTCGTTCCCGGTGTCGGGCCGAAGCCGTTGGGGGCGAATTTCTATCCGGCGGACATGTCCAAAGAGGAATTCGAGCAACACCTCGCCCAGCTTGACCCGGCGGCGGCAGAGTCCTTTCGAAGCCCCTACACCATCATCCGCCGTGATCAGATGGGGCAACTGGAGGCCGTGCCCTACTTCCGGCAGTTCATGCTCTACGCTCTCGCCGCGGGCCACAAATTGAGCCAGGCAGCCGCGATCGCCGAGGACGAAGGCTTCCGGCAGTACCTGCTTCTTCGAGCCGACGCCCTGCTGACCGACGACTATCGGGCGTCGGATTTCGCCTGGCTGGACATGAAGGATAATACGCTGGACATCGTCATCGGCCCGATCGAGACCTACGAAGATGGGATGTTCGGATACAAGGCGTCCTACGAATCATACGTGCTCATCAAGGACAAGGAGTGGAGCAAGCGGCTGGCGCGTTACGCGGCCATGCTCCCGGACTTGCAGCGATCTCTGCCCGTCGAGGACAAGTACAAGCAGGAGTCGCCTGGAACAGACTCCGACCTCAACGCCTATGACGTGGTCTACTACGCCGGCGATTGCAACGCCGGGGCCAAGACCATCGCCATCAACCTGCCCAACGACGAGGAGGTGCAGCTTCGCAAGGGCACGCGCCGCCTGCAACTGAAGAACGCCATGCGGGCCAAGTTCGACAAGATTCTGGTCCCCATTGCTGACCTGCTCATTGCCGAGGACCAGCGGAAGCACATCACATTCGATGCCTTCTTCGAGGACACGATGTTTCACGAGGTGGCTCACGGACTGGGGATCAAGAACACGATCAACGGCAAGGGCACGGTGCGCGAGGCACTCAAAGATCAGCAGTCAGCCCTGGAGGAGGGCAAGGCGGACATCCTGGGCTTGCACATGATCACCCGGCTCCATGAGCAGGGCGAACTGCCGAATTCGAATCTGATGGACCATTACGTGACCTTCATGGCGGGAATCTTCCGCTCCGTGCGGTTCGGTGCGGCCAGCGCCCACGGCCGGGCCAACATGGTTCGCTTCAACTACTTCGCCGAGCGCGGAGCGTTTTCGCGCGATGAGCAGACGGGTCGCTACCGGGTGGACCAGGAGCGCATGCGCAGTGCCATGGAATCGCTCGCCGCCAAGATCCTGCGAATGCAGGGCGACGGGGACTACGAGGGCGCCAAGAAGTGGATGGAAGTTGCCGGGAACATGCCCGATGTGCTCCAGGATGATCTCGACCGGGTCAACGCCGCAGGCATTCCCGTGGACATCGTATTCGAGCAGGGTGTCGACGTACTGGGGCTTTGA